The Marinomonas sp. CT5 genome contains the following window.
ACATAGTGCCTAATTACTTCTTTCATATGGGGATGGTTTACGCTATCGCTAAAAGTAAGGGTTTAGCGGTGAGTAAAGGGGATTTCGATGGCCTTCATTCTTACCCCGCTGATTTTAGTTTTGTAAGCAGTTAAACAGAAAGCATTCGTATCATTTCTGCACGTAAAGCAGGCAAACAAGAGCGTAAGATATATGAGGATTTTCGCTATGCGTGATCATTATGATTTTTCAAATTCAGTCAAAAACCCTTACGCTAAAAAGCTTAAGAAGCAGGTCACGATAAGGCTTGATGAAGATACTGTTGAGTATTTTAAGGCGTTAGCGGATGACAAGGGCATTCCTTATCAAAGCTTAATTAATTTGTATTTAAGGGATTGTGCGCAGTCACACCTTGAACTGAAGATGGAGTGGCAATAAACCATCTTCATTCACTCCAAAAGAACGGAGTCTGTCTCGTTCCATTTTAGGCGATTCAGACTCCAATCCTTCTGTTTCTAACTCTTCCCAATCACTGGACTGATCTTGGTGTTTGTGTGAATAGGTAACTCACGGCTTGTGCCAATTTTGGGCTGACGTGTCCGCCGCGTAGCAGTGTCCAAAGTGGTTGTTTGGTTTCTGGGTGCTGGCTTAGTTCCGCGACGAATTTGTTGAACATCGCAAACGTATGCGAGAAATGAATGATCCTAAACAGACCCGTCATTGACGATAGAGATATAGCTACTACCTTAGCCTCATTTTTCCTTCATAGGGAGTGGGGCCTTTTTTATGCGCCAAAGGAATTATTCCCTCCCTTTATGTCTTATTAAGGGGCTTCTAACTAAACTGTAATCAAGCTGAATGAAAAAAATACAACAAACGAATAGTTGCCAGCTTTAGAATAAATTATTAGTGTTTAAGGCACGCATCGTCATACTGCATTAAAGGAAGTCACATGACACTGGAAAGAAAAATAGCCAAAGTCTTTCAGTTAACGGATGAAAATTGGATGAAACATGCTAATCCGTGGAGTGTATATACGAGATATTCTGTTTTACCGTTAATTATATTGGCTTTCTGGAGTAGGGTATGGATAGGCTGGTGGTGCCTAATTCCAGGTTTAATTACTATTTTATGGATGTTCTTTAATCCGATTTTTTTCAATAAACCCCAATCAACAAAAAATTGGGCTTCTAAAGCCGTACTTGGAGAAAGAGTTTATCTCAATCGAGACAAAGTAAAGATTCCAGGTATTCATATAACCCACTTGTATACCTTGCTTAATATTATTTCCTCATCGGGAATGATTCTTTCAATTTGGGCGGTTATCTATTACTCCGTTTGGGGAGCCATACTCGGAACGGCACTGGCGTATTTGGGGAAGAGCTGGTACTTGGATCGTATGGTTTGGTTATATGAATCAATGAAACTGGACAATGAAGAATATAAGAATTGGGAATATTAGCGGCTGAACAATAATCTATGCGATCTGGTGAACCTTCCCGTACTCTTTATCTGCCTCCAATTCATTAAACCCTTACGCTAAAAAGCAGGTCACGATAAGGCTTGATGAAGATACTGTTGAGTATTTTAAGGCGTTAGCGGATGACAAGGGTATTCCTTATCAAAGCTTAATACAATTTGTATTTAAGGGATTGTGCGCAGTCACACCGTGAACTCAAGATGGAGTGGCAATAAACCATCTTTATTCACTCCAAAAAGAACAGAGTCTGTTTAGGCGATTCAGACTCCAATCCTTCTTCTAGCTCTTCCTAATCACTGTACTGATCTTGACGTTTGTGTAAATAGGTAACTCACGGCTTGTGCCAATTTTGGGCTGACGTGTCCGCTGCGTAGCAGTGTCCAAAGTGGTTGTTTGGTTTCTGGGTGCTGGCTTAGCTCTGCGGCGATTTGCTTGAAAGCAATGTAGCCGTCTTCTCGGTGAGCCAGTTTTTCCATGATGATGCGCAGTAGCTGCGGGTTAAGACCTAACCAATGGGGGCATTTTGCAGCGAGGGCTGCAATAGGGTGAAGGTCGTCATCGCGGCATTCAGTCAAGCTACCAAGTAGGCCAAACAAGGGTAAAAGCAGTTGGTCGTTTAAGTCTGCTCTAGATAAGGCACGTAGGTAGCTGGCTTGCATCAAGGCATCTTGCTCGGTTTGCAGTTTCTCGATCAAGGTATCTTGCAGCGGGCTAGCGAGTACTTCATGTTCAAGGGCGTGACAAAGGGGGCTAACAACATGTTTGGGCGCTTGTTGAATGGCTTTTTGGATCAGTGCCTGATACTTGTTTTCATCCACTCTGGCAGCAAGTTCGGCTATGCCTTGTAGACCCAGTGTTTGCCAGCTGTCGTCATCTTGATTTAAGTCTGAAGAAAGGTATGTCACCACGTCATCAAAGTAGTGTGATGGCACTTTGTGAAGGTCTTTGCCTAGAATGGCGTGTAAACTTGCCATGCGTTCTTGATCGGGTTTGAAGGCGTAAGGGTTGTCTTCAAGGGCTTCTGATAGGCCTGCTTCTTCGCCTTTGTGTAATATTTTATCGACAATACTTTTGATAAAGTGATCTCGCGTGCCAAGGTTTAGGCAGCCCGTTTCGTCGAGTGGTAGTTTGATAAACCAGATAACACCTTGTTCTATGATGTCTTCTTTTTTGGCTTTACTGCCTTGTTCACTTCCCATGTTGAGTAGGCACGCCAACCAAGCGTGTTGACGAAATGGAAATGGGTAGGTTTGTTGTTTGCGGTCGAATTGGATCGCTTGTTGCGGGGTGATTTTGGTGATGTTGCGACCAATGTCATAGTAGCTTACATCACAACCGACCATGTCAAATAAGTCAGACAGAGATTCAATTTTGTTCATGATAAAGTTATGGCTCTTGTTGCCGATAAGGGCGCTAGTGTATGCCGTTATAGGTATGCTTGTATTTGTGATTTAACGTTGCGCTATCTTACCGTTTTTCAAAGGAGAAATCAGGTTGAAAGAAGCCTTTTCTGCCCATCATGTGTTGGCGGATTTATTGATGGACTTGCAAATGGCAATGCAAGATTGCGAGGTTTGGGAGTGTGAGGCGCCATCTGAAGAGGCGTTGCAAAGTACAGAACCCTTTTGTATTGATACGATGAATTTCGAGCAATGGTTGAGGTATGTGATGATTGAACGATTTAAAGCCATGTTAGCCTCGGGAAGCGATTTACCGGTGCGCTGTCATATTTCGCCTATGGCTGAGGAAGCGTTCAAAGATAAGCCAGCCGCGAAAGTCAGCAACGTAGTCACTTGTTTGAATCGTATTGATCAGCATTTGAGTGGTCATTTGTGATAACGGATCGATGTCATCATCCATTGGTTAAAGATCTAGCTTGGCTGGTGGAAGGGCATTATATCGAGCGTGATTTTGATCTTCAGCCCTATTGGCTCGATGATGTGAATGAGCGTTTGTTATGGCTGGATAAACACCCAGACGCTATTGTTAGTGCCCTTGCTGCGTGTAAGTCGCATTTCCTTGGTAGTTATTTTGAAACCTTGTTTTCTTTTGCTATAGAGCAATTGTCGGTTTTGAAAATACACTTGGAACATTTTCAGATTGAAAGCGAAGGCAAAACTCTGGGTGAAGTGGACATGTTGGTGGAAACACCAGATGGTGAGCTTCATCAATTCGAGATAGCGATTAAGTTTTATTTGGAAAGACCGGATCTTTTTCCTCATGATTGGATAGGGCCAAATAAAAATGACAGCTTGTTAAAAAAAGTCACTCGAGCCAGAGAGCATCAGTTGATCATTTTACAAACCAGTGAAGGTTCGGCGGCTATTGAGGCTATTGCAGAAGGGCGTAATCCACAGGCGAGTTTGCTGATTTTTGGTCGTTTATATGTATCTTTAGATAGTAAAGATAAAGTGATTGAATGGCTAAATCAGATTGAGCATGGTGGTTGGATTCGAGTGTCTCAGGTGGCTTTATTAGCGCCATTTTTTTCTGACTTTTTTATTTTACAAAAGCCTCATTGGTTGTCTGTACCATGCATAAGTGATAATTTCCCTTTCAATTCTTTGCAATATGCCTACAATCTTGTGGGCGAATTCTTGTTTGATAGTCGACCAAAACATGTTCTTTTGAAGCCGACTTTTAATACCACAGATCAAATATACCGCAATGTGTTTATTGTTCCCGATACATGGTGAAAGGTTCGACACAATAAAAGATCGAGATGTATAAACTGAATTCTATTAGTAGTATCTAAAATAAATGACCGATTTCTCAACATTGCTACAAGCAAAAATGCCCCTTGCCGCTTGGGTTATAGATATAGAGCAATCTAGTGTGCCATGGTGTAATGTGGCAGCGGAAGCTCTATTGATTGATTCTTTAGGTGGCATTAAATCTGGGCAACGCGTGATTGGGGAAGAGCTCAAGTCGCGTATTTCCGCTTATTTGAATAACCAGAGAGACGGTAAAAGTTTACCCTTTAAATGGCTTTTTAAGGCACCAGATGGTGTTAAGTACAATATAAAAGGCTCAGTTATTTCTTTAGATGAAGGTCGTAAAGGTATATCGGTCGAAGCGCATCCCGTTTCTATTTCTAAGGTAGCAGCTCAGTTTCCAGTCACAGATAAACGTGATAAGAATTTATTGACGCAGTTCAAAACGCTTTCCTTCGCTATTTTTGACAGTAACGGACGTTTTGTTGAAGGTAGTAAGCATTTTGCCTCGCAATTTGGTGATATTACTCATGCTCGTGATTTGTTTGCTGTTTCTGGTGCGGCGAATAGCTTTATTCGCCGTATGACTGAGCAGCAGAATTTATCCCAAGAAATACGCCTTACTACGGAAAATGGTGTGCGGTGGCATAAAATAGAAGTTTCCTACCAACACGACAGCAATACGGTGTATTTGCTAACCCATGATATTCAGGAAGAAAGAGATCATGAAGTTGCTTTATACCGCCTTAATAATTACGACAGTCTAACCAGCTTACCCAATCGAAACTTACTTTATCAGCAAT
Protein-coding sequences here:
- a CDS encoding DUF1853 family protein is translated as MITDRCHHPLVKDLAWLVEGHYIERDFDLQPYWLDDVNERLLWLDKHPDAIVSALAACKSHFLGSYFETLFSFAIEQLSVLKIHLEHFQIESEGKTLGEVDMLVETPDGELHQFEIAIKFYLERPDLFPHDWIGPNKNDSLLKKVTRAREHQLIILQTSEGSAAIEAIAEGRNPQASLLIFGRLYVSLDSKDKVIEWLNQIEHGGWIRVSQVALLAPFFSDFFILQKPHWLSVPCISDNFPFNSLQYAYNLVGEFLFDSRPKHVLLKPTFNTTDQIYRNVFIVPDTW
- a CDS encoding BrnA antitoxin family protein, producing MRDHYDFSNSVKNPYAKKLKKQVTIRLDEDTVEYFKALADDKGIPYQSLINLYLRDCAQSHLELKMEWQ
- a CDS encoding BrnA antitoxin family protein encodes the protein MRLDEDTVEYFKALADDKGIPYQSLIQFVFKGLCAVTP
- a CDS encoding YqcC family protein; translation: MKEAFSAHHVLADLLMDLQMAMQDCEVWECEAPSEEALQSTEPFCIDTMNFEQWLRYVMIERFKAMLASGSDLPVRCHISPMAEEAFKDKPAAKVSNVVTCLNRIDQHLSGHL
- a CDS encoding DUF6653 family protein, which gives rise to MTLERKIAKVFQLTDENWMKHANPWSVYTRYSVLPLIILAFWSRVWIGWWCLIPGLITILWMFFNPIFFNKPQSTKNWASKAVLGERVYLNRDKVKIPGIHITHLYTLLNIISSSGMILSIWAVIYYSVWGAILGTALAYLGKSWYLDRMVWLYESMKLDNEEYKNWEY
- a CDS encoding DUF3549 family protein, whose amino-acid sequence is MNKIESLSDLFDMVGCDVSYYDIGRNITKITPQQAIQFDRKQQTYPFPFRQHAWLACLLNMGSEQGSKAKKEDIIEQGVIWFIKLPLDETGCLNLGTRDHFIKSIVDKILHKGEEAGLSEALEDNPYAFKPDQERMASLHAILGKDLHKVPSHYFDDVVTYLSSDLNQDDDSWQTLGLQGIAELAARVDENKYQALIQKAIQQAPKHVVSPLCHALEHEVLASPLQDTLIEKLQTEQDALMQASYLRALSRADLNDQLLLPLFGLLGSLTECRDDDLHPIAALAAKCPHWLGLNPQLLRIIMEKLAHREDGYIAFKQIAAELSQHPETKQPLWTLLRSGHVSPKLAQAVSYLFTQTSRSVQ